AAGCCCTCAATACACTTAAACAAGAGGGCTTTCATACTCCAACTATTCCAGAAACCATACTAAGAACActggaaaattttgaagttgAACCCAAGCCGGAAGGTAAACTATTCAGAAATCACCAGGTAACTATGTCGCTCTTACCATCACTTCTACAACAGGGGACGTTAGACTCTGTGCCTTTCCATTTGACGAATTCTGAACCACCATTGAACAGTGAGCCAGAACCAAATATGATCCATAAGAAGCTTTACACGATCCACCACgggaaaagaagaagaatagaTAACTCTTTTGTGCAAGATGATCCGTTCGATTCTATCGACAACCCACTAGAGATAGATCTGTGCGATTGGGAAGCCCAATCCCTCGAGGCAAGAGACCTGAGATTATCTAAATTACACCAACATATGCTTTTAACATACTACAGCCCTGCAAATGATTCATCCCACATACAACTTGAACCTGAATCACCAGATCAAGCTCGGGAGCCATGTCCAGTTGATAAGATTCCATCAACCCTATTGAGCCTTTTTATGCATTCTAATAGCTGAACGGTTTCTTGGCATTTTCGGAATTGGCTTCCCGAAGGAAAAATATCGGTTATGGGATTCCGTAGAGATGAGCAGCACAATATGAGCTCTATAGAAATCTCTTCGAGGCAATATTGACATTTTAAAAGAGATAGCGATCAGTCTGTAGCCGTAATTTGACCATGCATACTGTGCTTACTGAAATGTATATAAAGCGGGTGTTTGATAATTGTACTTGACGATTCCAAGTTCCCTCTTTCTCTATCCACCACCCCGAAATTTTAACTAAACATATTACTACGTCTAAGATGTCTCTTAGATCAGGAACAGGTCAGCTACACAACATTTACGGGTCTCTAAGACCTATGTTTAGAGCTGGTACTCTTCAAAGTGCAAGATTTGTATCTCAGACTTCTACTCACAAAAACAGTGCTGTGGCATTCGACGCTGTAAACCCAAGTACTAAGATGAGTGCTGATGTAAAGGCTCCAAGTTCGGTAGCCTATTTGAAGACCCTATCTAAACCAGAACTTTTCTCTTTAGGTGTTATTGGATGTGTCACCACAAGTAAGCATTTGTTGAACTTGGTTATCGGATTATTTCCTTATGTGCCTATGTTCCttatcaaaatatttgtttCCAGGCTGTACTGCGGTGGTGATAACGTCGAAGAAGTTAGACAATGTGGTGAACGTCTGCAGAAACGTGGTATCAGTAACATGATGTTGTCCCTAACTATTGAGGATTCCGAAGGTGTGAAGAACATCGATATCAACCACATCGTTAAGGAAACTATTAGATCTGTGCACGAAGTTTTGAAACCAAACCTTCTGAATCAACTTGAAACTGCTGTCGATGTTAACGATGTAGCTCCCGGTTACATTGCCTTGAAGCCTTCTGCGTTAGTGGCTAACCCAAGTCAAGtccttttgaatttcaagaatcCTGCATGGAAAGAACAGCGTGACCAATTGGTTAACAACTGTGCTGCCATTACTCAAACCGTTTACGACTTGAATCAAGagttgttgaagaaataccCTACCAGAAAGGCTCCATTCTTTGTTTCTACCATCGATGCTGAAAAATACGATTTACAAAACAGTGGTGTTTATGAATTGCAAAGAATCcttttcgaaaaatttAACCCTGCATCTAGTCCTATTGTCTCTTGTATTGGTACCTGGCAATTGTATTTAACCGATTCTGCcgaagaattggaaattgaACGTCAAAGAGCTGAACGTGAAGGTTACAAGTTAGGTCTTAAATTGGTTCGTGGTGCTTACATTCACTCTGAACCTGATCGTAATGTGGTCATTCAACCATCAAAGGAAGCTTCTGATATTAACTACAACACTGTTATGACTAAAGTAATCCAAGATCTATCCTCTAACGGTAAGAATTCAACCTACGGTCATTTGGTGGTTGCATCTCATAACTACTACTCTCAAATGTTGGCcactgaagaattgaaaggtAAGGAAAACACCTACGGTAAATGTAATGTCGTGCTAGGTCAATTGCTGGGTATGGCTGATAACGTTACCTATGATTTGATAGAGAACCATGGTGCAAAGAATATTATCAAGTACGTTCCTTGGGGACCACCATTAGAAACCAAGGATTACCTATTGAGAAGATTGCAAGAAAACGGTGATGCTGTTAGAGCTGACAATGGTTGGCCATTAGTGAAGTCCATTGCCAAGTCTTTATTCAGAGCATGAATTTATGTTTTTCCTATCTTTAATCGGTAATTATATATTATTAGGGAATTTTAATGAAGTATTATAAACGGATAAATTCGAGTAACGCTATATGAGGATATAGCCGTGCTTAGAAAACTCTTATGCTTAACGGGATTTTGGGCCAATCCATTTCCCGAACATCCTTCGGGACTATCGATGTATAGTTGAACATTACAAGTGAACTTCACGCGACTTTGTCATGCCATCGCCAAAATATAAGATCATATGTAATAACTTAAGATAAAGGATTGCTCCCAAGAGGACTCGAGGGCTTATCAGATAGGACTCATCTGATGAATAGGCTTGAAACCGCTTTCGAGCAACAATATGTAAAGGCGCAAAATAAGTAGAAGGGCGCCGTAATGGCAAACAAGAACTGGACTAAGAGGTTACTCGATAAGATTAAATTGTGTTAGAGATTGTATATGTCTAGCACTTCAGCAAACTTGATATCTAAAGTAATAGTAGCTTTCATCTTAATCAAATCATTTTTCACGTTATTAACGCGAGCTCATTATAGTGCCATAGTGACCCAGTCATACTCAATTATAAGATAGTGGCTGATCATCTAAATACTAATGCAAACAGAAGTTAATATTTGTTTAAGACGGTTGTTGAACGTTGTTAGAGTAGCGATTATATAGTTTGAGCGACAAGAAGCATGTGTACTTTAGAACACGTGATATTATTTCTTCAGTAGTTGAACCTTTTGTTAAACCAACTTGTGATCATCAATCAATTATTTACCAGAATCTTACCTACAGTTCCCCCGTCCAACTTTTGTATCTCCCAGCTGGCTATATAACAGATGTGAGCCATGGCCTTAGCGTGCCATGCGATCTAAAAACATGGTCTAACGCACAGAATAATTCTAGCCAAGAAGCGATGGAACACTCTAGGAACTAACATAACTAAAAGATCTAACAAGTCCTTATCATATCCATTTCCTTGTAAGTGTTCTCAAGTAAATGAGTGATATAAAGTAGTCTACATAAATTAAATTAACTGAAATCTGTTCAAGAACATTACATCCGTGATAGTTTAATGGTTAGAATGGGCGCTTGTCGCGTGCCAGATCGGGGTTCAATTCCCCGTCGCGGAGTTCTTTTTAAAcctaatttttttccatctcatctcatcttcacttATCAGACTTTCAGATATAGAATAagttttaaaatttaatcTTTAGTTAAATTTAGTATTTTATGAGAAATAATATGTGTTTCTGAAAATCGATTAGGATTCAATTGACCGGGAATTCTAAAGCACTATCGAGATGAAATTTGTTGCACTTATATCTGGAGGCAAAGATTCCTGTTTTAATATTATTCATTGTTTAAAACAGGGCCATGAATTAGTCGCACTGGCAAATCTTCATCCTATTGATAAATctcaacaagaattggatagTTTTATGTTCCAAACTGTTGGTCATGATATCGTTCCATACTATGCAACATGCACAGGATTACCTCTGTATCGTAAGGAGATTCATCCTTTTGGATCTAAAAATGTAGAATTAAACTATACTCCGACTGTTAGTGATGAGATTGAAGATCTATACGAATTGTTGTCCCAAGTGGTTAGAGAAAAACCTGATGTTGAAGCAGTAAGTGTAGGTGCCATCCTTTCATCATATCAAAGAACTAGAGTTGAAGATGTCTGTGCAAGATTAGGGTTAGTTGTATTGAGTTACTTGTGGCAGAGGGATCAGTTAGAACTTATGCAAGAAATGTGTCAGGCTTCTCAAACGGATACACCAGGTGACTTTGAAGCAAGACTAATTAAAGTAGCCGCCGTAGGACTAGACCAGTCGAGTCTTGGCAAAACTTTACCGGAGGTTTTTCCAactctgatgaaattacaCAATATGTACGATGTTCATATTTGTGGTGAAGGTGGTGAATTCGAAACTATGGTATTAGATGCGCCCTTCTTCTCCAAGGGTCGCTTAAAACTTTTGTCAAAGCAAGATTCACCCTCAGATGAGAACGATGGTGTTTATAATACTAGATTAAATGtggaatttgaagagaGACAATTGTCAAATGCAGATTTACAAGCACATTTAGATGCTTTACCACAACCGACATTATTGAATGACCAATGGCAAGAGCTATACGATCATATGGGGGAGATACCCATCGGCGGATCAGATTCCATTGAAgcaaattttaaaaatgaaatctCCTACGATATCTCTGTGAGTAGAGTGGGGAATTTGCTGACCGTTTCGAACCTCTATTCGAATGCTACAACGTTAGAGGAGCAAATGCAAGACATTTTCAAACAACTAgatgatattttgaaaaaaaacagAACTAAACCTTCACAAGTGCTTCATTGTACACTAATCTTGGATGATATGTCCCTTTTCCCTCAAGTCAACCAAATTTATTCCAGTTATTTTGACGTTATAAAGAACGgaccattaccaccagcacGGGCATGTATTTCTTCGATGTTAGGTAACGGTTCGTTGGTTCAAATGTCACTACTATTAGATGTCTCAGTGGATCACGAAAGGAATAAAAATGGATTGCACGTTCAGGGTCGCTCATATTGGGCTCCCAGTAACATCGGACCTTACTCTCAAGCCATTTGGCTCAAGGATGATTGCAATAAAACTGCATTTATTAGTGGACAAATCGCACTAGAACCAGCTACTATGACCTTGGCCATGAACGATGCAAAATTACAAGCAcctctttctttgaagcaTTTTGATACATTGAAAACCACAATAAATACTCCGAATCAGCTTTTTATGACATGTATGGTGGATGACAATAGCGTAGTTCCCACAATTTCTAGGGTTTGGTCACTTTATTGTTCAGAAATGGCCTATGAATCAGATTTATGGATGAACAAATCGGATGATCCgcaagaaattttgatcatTGCTCAAGTGAATCAATTACCTAAAGGAGCGCTGTGTGAATGGAGTGGAGCTGCATGTCAAGAGTTAGTTGTGGAGGACGAGGATCAAGATGAATGTACCCAGGAGCTGAAAAAGTTGTCACTAAGTGATTCCAAGGAAATAACCGTAAAGAATTCCAAAGATCAAAGGCAGTTCATCACTGGATTCGCAAAAAATCTGGACCAACTCCTTCAAGCATTGGACGCATTGCCCAGATCCTCTAAAGTGACGCTGTACTGTCATCCAACTGATATGTCACGTGACCATGGAGGTACTAATATTGAATATTTCCCAGTATACAGGGTTTTCGATTATAATGGCCAATGCCATCGTTATGCATATCAAGCAATTGTCTGGAATGAATAATCTGTATTGTTTGATTCTTTTCTCCCTCTGTCAaaagctcatcgcttgttttaaagagagaaaaaagagTTTTATCACTTACCATGCGGAATAGAGGAACAAGATTAACCCATTTGATTCCACGGAAAAGTCTTTATGAGCAATTTTGATTACTCTAAGGAAGCTCATAAGCTAATTGAGTTTGCTCAAAGATGCATTGAAACTGTTCCCAAGGACAATGACTCTTTCAAGAGGATGGAAATTGAACTCAAAAACAGAAAGGAATTCCGGAAAACGCTACGATCCCTCAATATGTTAGAGGAAGGTCGATATGATCTAGTAGATGACTGCACATTTAAAGAGCACATTGCAGATTACCCTGGGGTAACTAGAACATTTGCCAAGGTGGATCCAAATAGTTGCAAAATAGAGTACGAACCTCCAAAACTGGGGTTAcaggaaagaaaaaattccaaggaTCGTAGATCTGACGCCAAGAGAGATCATTTtgtagaaaagaaaaggcAAAAATTAATGGAAGGTGCTGAACAGAATACCAGTTTGGTGAAAACACTTCTTGGCAGTCCATATTACGTCGATTTAACGCATTCACCCCCACCACCACCTCCTCCTCCACCATTACCAGCTGTAGCCCCACCGCCAAATCTCTATGAACCTCAACCTCAGATAAATTTGGGAGGTGGTCCTTCATTACCTTACCACAATTATCCTGTTGCAAACCCAGGTATAGCTCCTGCTCACACGTACTTAGTACCAACATACCAACAACAGCCGTTTTTGACACCTCAATATTCGATTCCACCTCCTGGTCCTCATTTGACCTCTACATTACCGCCCCCTAGCGGAGTACGACATGAAAAGACGCCGAGTCAAGTATCAAAGCCAATGAAATCATCAAGAAAGTCATCTAAGCAGAAACTGCCAAAATCATTAAGAAAAATGGGGAAAGTTGCGAAAAGATACGATTTGGATACATGATATCATTGAAAAGTAATACAGAAATAATAACTACAAACTTactttttattcttcttttactTTTCTCACCTCCTTTTACCTA
The genomic region above belongs to Zygosaccharomyces rouxii strain CBS732 chromosome F complete sequence and contains:
- the PUT1 gene encoding proline dehydrogenase (similar to uniprot|P09368 Saccharomyces cerevisiae YLR142W PUT1 proline oxidase), translating into MSLRSGTGQLHNIYGSLRPMFRAGTLQSARFVSQTSTHKNSAVAFDAVNPSTKMSADVKAPSSVAYLKTLSKPELFSLGVIGCVTTSKHLLNLVIGLFPYVPMFLIKIFVSRLYCGGDNVEEVRQCGERLQKRGISNMMLSLTIEDSEGVKNIDINHIVKETIRSVHEVLKPNLLNQLETAVDVNDVAPGYIALKPSALVANPSQVLLNFKNPAWKEQRDQLVNNCAAITQTVYDLNQELLKKYPTRKAPFFVSTIDAEKYDLQNSGVYELQRILFEKFNPASSPIVSCIGTWQLYLTDSAEELEIERQRAEREGYKLGLKLVRGAYIHSEPDRNVVIQPSKEASDINYNTVMTKVIQDLSSNGKNSTYGHLVVASHNYYSQMLATEELKGKENTYGKCNVVLGQLLGMADNVTYDLIENHGAKNIIKYVPWGPPLETKDYLLRRLQENGDAVRADNGWPLVKSIAKSLFRA
- the DPH6 gene encoding diphthine--ammonia ligase (similar to uniprot|Q07261 Saccharomyces cerevisiae YLR143W Hypothetical ORF) — its product is MKFVALISGGKDSCFNIIHCLKQGHELVALANLHPIDKSQQELDSFMFQTVGHDIVPYYATCTGLPLYRKEIHPFGSKNVELNYTPTVSDEIEDLYELLSQVVREKPDVEAVSVGAILSSYQRTRVEDVCARLGLVVLSYLWQRDQLELMQEMCQASQTDTPGDFEARLIKVAAVGLDQSSLGKTLPEVFPTLMKLHNMYDVHICGEGGEFETMVLDAPFFSKGRLKLLSKQDSPSDENDGVYNTRLNVEFEERQLSNADLQAHLDALPQPTLLNDQWQELYDHMGEIPIGGSDSIEANFKNEISYDISVSRVGNLLTVSNLYSNATTLEEQMQDIFKQLDDILKKNRTKPSQVLHCTLILDDMSLFPQVNQIYSSYFDVIKNGPLPPARACISSMLGNGSLVQMSLLLDVSVDHERNKNGLHVQGRSYWAPSNIGPYSQAIWLKDDCNKTAFISGQIALEPATMTLAMNDAKLQAPLSLKHFDTLKTTINTPNQLFMTCMVDDNSVVPTISRVWSLYCSEMAYESDLWMNKSDDPQEILIIAQVNQLPKGALCEWSGAACQELVVEDEDQDECTQELKKLSLSDSKEITVKNSKDQRQFITGFAKNLDQLLQALDALPRSSKVTLYCHPTDMSRDHGGTNIEYFPVYRVFDYNGQCHRYAYQAIVWNE
- a CDS encoding uncharacterized protein (conserved hypothetical protein), with product MSNFDYSKEAHKLIEFAQRCIETVPKDNDSFKRMEIELKNRKEFRKTLRSLNMLEEGRYDLVDDCTFKEHIADYPGVTRTFAKVDPNSCKIEYEPPKLGLQERKNSKDRRSDAKRDHFVEKKRQKLMEGAEQNTSLVKTLLGSPYYVDLTHSPPPPPPPPPLPAVAPPPNLYEPQPQINLGGGPSLPYHNYPVANPGIAPAHTYLVPTYQQQPFLTPQYSIPPPGPHLTSTLPPPSGVRHEKTPSQVSKPMKSSRKSSKQKLPKSLRKMGKVAKRYDLDT